A single genomic interval of Panthera tigris isolate Pti1 chromosome E3, P.tigris_Pti1_mat1.1, whole genome shotgun sequence harbors:
- the LOC122234752 gene encoding NADH dehydrogenase [ubiquinone] 1 beta subcomplex subunit 1-like, with translation MCTTGLSSPLPLAVESFFGTKGAASVMNVIQIVCDHWVHTLVPVGFVLGCYLDKKNDEKLTAFQNKSVLLKRELRPSEEVTWK, from the coding sequence ATGTGTACAACAGGGCTGAGCTCGCCGTTGCCCTTGGCCGTGGAGTCGTTTTTTGGCACCAAGGGCGCAGCATCCGTGATGAACGTAATTCAGATTGTTTGTGACCACTGGGTACATACACTTGTACCCGTGGGATTTGTCCTTGGATGTTATCTAGAcaaaaagaatgatgaaaaacTAACTGCCTTCCAGAACAAGAGTGTGTTGCTTAAAAGGGAATTGAGACCCAGTGAAGAAGTCACCTGGAAATAA